The following coding sequences lie in one Bordetella genomosp. 9 genomic window:
- the cysG gene encoding siroheme synthase CysG, with translation MKLFPLFADLTQRLVLVVGGGAVAARKVQALREAGASVRLGAPELHAELAALAREGAIAHVPGRFEESWLDDVWLVVAATDDREVNAQVAAAAGRRRLLVNVVDDPGLSSFQVPSIVDRSPLIVAISSSGVAPVLARRLRERIESMFDHAVGPLADLAGRYRARIRERRPELGGRRRFYDWLMDGPVAALLRQARPEDAARALEAALDRPQEPVRGSVVLVGAGPGDPGLLTLKALRALNEADVILYDRLVSADILSLARRDAEREDVGKRPGEDHAATQARIHALMVEHARRGRRVVRLKGGDAFIFGRGGEELQHLRAHGVPYEVVPGVTAALACAAHAGIPLTHRDHAQSLHLITAHCRDDDDAVDWGALAGSRQTLAFYMGVSQLDALARRLQEHGRAADTPFALVENGSRPEQRVLTGRLAELPALARAHDIRAPALLIVGRVAALANELNWFGRHIDGTAAAGAPA, from the coding sequence ATGAAGCTCTTTCCCCTGTTCGCCGACCTGACCCAGCGGCTCGTCCTGGTGGTCGGCGGCGGCGCCGTCGCCGCTCGCAAGGTGCAAGCGCTCCGGGAAGCGGGCGCCAGCGTGCGCCTTGGCGCGCCGGAACTGCACGCCGAGCTTGCCGCGCTGGCCCGAGAAGGCGCCATCGCGCATGTGCCGGGCCGGTTCGAGGAAAGCTGGCTGGACGATGTCTGGCTGGTGGTCGCGGCGACCGACGACCGCGAGGTCAATGCTCAGGTCGCCGCCGCGGCAGGGCGGCGGCGCCTGCTCGTCAATGTGGTCGACGATCCGGGCCTGTCCTCCTTCCAGGTGCCATCCATCGTGGATCGATCGCCGCTGATCGTGGCGATTTCCTCGTCCGGCGTCGCGCCGGTCCTGGCGCGGCGGCTGCGCGAACGCATCGAATCCATGTTCGACCACGCTGTCGGTCCGCTGGCGGATCTGGCGGGACGTTATCGCGCGCGCATCCGCGAGCGCCGCCCCGAACTGGGCGGGCGACGCCGCTTCTACGATTGGCTGATGGACGGCCCTGTGGCGGCGCTGCTGCGGCAGGCCCGGCCCGAGGACGCGGCGCGGGCGCTGGAAGCCGCGCTGGATCGTCCGCAGGAGCCTGTGCGCGGAAGCGTGGTGCTGGTGGGGGCAGGCCCCGGAGACCCCGGCCTGTTGACGCTGAAGGCGTTGCGCGCGCTGAACGAGGCGGACGTGATCCTGTACGACCGGCTGGTCAGCGCCGACATTCTTTCGCTGGCGCGCCGCGATGCCGAGCGCGAGGACGTGGGCAAGCGCCCGGGCGAGGACCACGCGGCCACGCAGGCGCGCATCCATGCCCTGATGGTGGAACACGCCCGGCGAGGCCGCCGGGTGGTGCGGCTAAAGGGAGGCGATGCCTTCATCTTCGGGCGGGGCGGCGAGGAATTGCAGCATCTGCGCGCCCACGGCGTGCCGTATGAAGTCGTGCCTGGCGTCACGGCGGCGCTGGCCTGCGCGGCGCATGCCGGCATCCCATTGACCCATCGGGACCATGCGCAGTCCCTGCACCTGATTACCGCCCACTGCCGCGACGATGACGATGCGGTGGATTGGGGGGCGCTGGCCGGCAGCCGCCAGACGCTGGCGTTCTACATGGGCGTGAGCCAGCTGGACGCCCTGGCGCGCCGTCTGCAGGAACACGGACGGGCGGCGGACACGCCCTTCGCGCTGGTGGAAAACGGAAGCCGGCCGGAGCAGCGCGTCCTGACGGGCCGCTTGGCGGAATTGCCCGCGCTGGCCCGGGCGCACGACATCCGTGCGCCTGCCCTGCTGATCGTGGGACGCGTGGCGGCGCTGGCCAACGAACTGAACTGGTTCGGCCGCCATATCGATGGGACCGCCGCGGCCGGCGCGCCGGCCTGA